CATGCGGTAACCGCTGCGCGCTTTGTCGAGGTAATACGGCACGTTGGACATCGACTCCATGCCGCCGACGACCACGAGCTCGGCGTCGCCGACCGCCAGCGTCTTGGTGCCGAGCACCACGGCCTGGAGCCCGGAGCCGCACACCTTGCTGACGGTCGTGGCGGGCACGCTGTTCGGGAGGCCCCCGTAGATCAGCGCCTGACGCGCGGGCGCTTGCCCCAACCCGGCGGAGAGCACGTTGCCCATGAACACTTCGCCGATGAGGCCGGCGTCGACCTTCGCCTGCGCGAGGGCGCCCTGGATGGCGGCGGCGCCCAGCTTCGGGGCAGACACCGAGGAGAGGGCGCCCTGGAACGCTCCGATCGGGGTGCGGGTCGCAGAGACGATGTAGACGGGGGGCAAGCTGGGCATGACAACTCCTCGGAGGCGCGCGGGGCGCGAAGGCGGCGCGGTCGTGACGTGACCGTCGCGGTGGCGAGCGAGACGAGACGCGCGACGGCAGGCGCTGCGTGACCCGACGGGCGCCGTTATACCCCGCGTCGGCCCGCGGCGCACTCCGCGCGGCGCACCGCCGAAGGGTGGCTTCCTCGGGCGAGAGAGCCTGGTAGAGTCGACGCGCCGTGCCGACAACCCCCGGTCCACTGCCCCCGCGCGTCGCCGTGGCGATCGTGCTCGTCGCGTCGCTTGCGGCGGGGCTGGCGACGGCCCACTGCGGCACCGCGGGGGGTGGCTCCGCAGACCGCGAGGCGGGCGCAGCGGACGACGCGGCCCGCGCCGCCCCGGCGGTTTGCCCCGAGGCCCTCCCCGAGGTGGGCGTGTGGTGCGCGCTGCCCGAAGGGACCACATGCGCCTACGGGCCCTGCGGCGCTTTCGCCCGGTGCACCCGCGGCGCGTTCGTGCGGGCCACGAGCCCGCGCGCGAGCCTGTGCCCCACCTCGCCTCCGCCCGAGGGCAGCCCCTGCGGCCCCTGCTTCGTCGATGGAGGGGTGTGCGCATATGGCGATCCCACCTGCGCAGACGCACAGGTGCCCCCCGCGATCTCCACCTGTTTCGGCGGTCGTTTTGCGACGAGAGCCATCGAATGTGAGGCCGGACCCGGCGACGCGGCCGCCGCGGACTCGGGCGGTGACGGCGAGGTGGATGCGGCGGCCGACTCCCCGAGCGACGGTTGAGCCGCGCGCGACTTGCGCGGCCCCGGTCCCGTGGGCTAGGAAACGCGGCTTCGTTCGTTCGCTCGTTCGCTCGTTCGCGCGTCGCTTCCCATCCACTCACCGCGCACGGCGCAGCGCGCACCGCTGGCGGGTCCCCTGCCGTCATTCCGAGGAATCCCATGTCCGAGTCCAAGTTCGCCGCGTTCATCACCGAGAAGAAGCTCAACCAGGCGCGCATTCTGTCGGCGTCGCACACGATCGAGTCGCTCCGGCCCGAAGACCGCCTCATCCGCCTCGAGAAGTGGCGCGCGAAGCAGGGCGACACCCCCTCGGAGAAGAAGACCTTCCCGAAGCCGCGCTCCGGCCGCCCCGTGACGCCCCGCGCGATGGCCGCTGCGCTCGCTGGCAAGCCCCTCACCGGCCCGCAGAAGCAGCGCATCCTCCGCGCCGTCAACGCCCTGCTCGAGCAGAAGAAGACCGAGAAGGTCGAGTTGAAGACGCTGTTCTAGGACTCGCGACGGGCGCGAGGCCCCTCCTAGCGATAGGACGGAGCCTCGCGCGGCCAGGGCGCTCGAGGCCAACGCTGGCCCAACGCTTACAAGTCCGTAGGCCTACGGCGTCGAAGGAAATTTCTTCGCCGCAAATTGGGCCACCCGGGCGCGTTGGGTGCAGGTTGCACGTATGGCCGTCTTTGCGTTGCTGCTCGTTGTTTTTGTGGTCGTATTCGACCTGCACGACCTCGCGAACCGCAAGCGCCTGCGGCGCGACGAGGGGTGACGTACCCGTTTCCCGCCAGGACCCCACGGAGCCCCGCATGCTGAATGCCTCTCGACCGCTCCGCACCCTACCCAGGGAATGGTCCAGGCCCTTCAGTTCGCGCCCGCCCCCGCCGAGGGGACCCGACGCGTCGCGACGCGCTTTCCGCGTCGCGTCCGGGGTGCGCCGCCGCGGCTCCTCGAGAGCCCGCGTGCGCGCCGCTGGCTCGCCGTCGTGGTGCCCTGGTCCGAAGGCTCGGTTGGGGCGGGTGGACGGTTGAGCGACGACGAGGCCGCGAGCCTCCAGCGCGCGGCGAACGGTGACGCCGCCGCGTTCCGCGTGCTCTTCGCGCGGCACCGCGTCGACGTGCAGCGCCTCGTGTTTCGAATGGTGGGCGCGCGGCCCGACCTGGACGACATCGTCCAGGAGGTGTTCATCCAGGTGTACCGCAGCCTGCGTGACTTCCGCGGCCAGTCGAAGTTCTCGACATGGTTGCACCGGGTCACGGTGAACGTCGTGCTGATGCACCGCCGCGCTGCGCGGAGCCGCCCGACCTATGCGGAGGAGGCGCCTGACGACCTCGCGCACGACGCGAAGCAGGTGCTCCCCGATGAGGCCGCGGCCCGTCACGAGCGGATGCGGGCCTTCGGCCGCCTGCTCGACCGGCTGGCCGACAAG
This genomic window from Myxococcales bacterium contains:
- a CDS encoding RNA polymerase sigma factor — translated: MVQALQFAPAPAEGTRRVATRFPRRVRGAPPRLLESPRARRWLAVVVPWSEGSVGAGGRLSDDEAASLQRAANGDAAAFRVLFARHRVDVQRLVFRMVGARPDLDDIVQEVFIQVYRSLRDFRGQSKFSTWLHRVTVNVVLMHRRAARSRPTYAEEAPDDLAHDAKQVLPDEAAARHERMRAFGRLLDRLADKKRIVFVLHELEGKAPAEIAEIVGAPVLTVRTRLFYARRELEAMWQDEPSLKGLDGGFSRASAEEDS